The window GGCTCTTGACGGGGACTCCCTGCCCGACGGCCGCCAGCAGCGCCGGGGTGTCGGCCCAGCCGAAGTCGGTCTGCCCGCCTCCGGTGGCCTGGACGGTCTTCTGGGACCCCTGGCCGGCCTGGATCTTCAGGTCGATGCCGTGCTTCTCGAAGACGGCCTGCTTCTTGCCGAGGTAGAACGGGGCGTGCTCGCCGTAGGGGTACCAGTTGAGCGTGAGGGTCACCTGGTCGAGCTGCTTACCCGAGGCGTTGGTGGTCGTACCGCCTCCTCCGCCGCCGCAGGCCGCGACGAGGATGGCCGGCATCAGGGCGACGATGAGGCTCCGAGATTTCACGGGATTACCCTTCCTTGGGGGATGGTCACTGACTCGTCTTTCAGAGGGTGGTGGTCACTGCCTCGCCTCGCCGGCTGGCGTGCCAGGGCAGCATCAGCCGCTCGGCGATCTCGACGAGGACGAACAGCACGACACCGATCAGCGACATGACCAGCAGTCCCGCGAACAGCATGGGGGTGTCGAGATTGCCGTTGGCCTGAAGGATCACGAAGCCCAGTCCCTCGTTCGCGCCGACGAACTCCCCGACCACGGCGCCGGTCACCGCGAGGGTGACGGCCACCTTCAGTCCGGAGAACAGATGGGGAAGGGATGCGGGAAAGCGGATCTTGGCGAAGGTCTTGAGTGGGCTCGCGCCCATGGTCGAGGCGAGCTGGAGCATCTCGGGGTCGACCGACTTCAGGCCGGTCACCATGGAGATCACGACGGGGAAGAACGCGATCAGGACGGCGACGACGACCTTGGGGGTCAGGCCGAAGCCGAGCCAGACCACGAACAGCGGGGCGATTGCGATCTTGGGGACGACCTGGGCGAAGAGCAGGATGGGGTAGAGCGTCTTCTCCACCGTCGTGGAGTAGACCATGACGACGGCGGCCAGCACGCCGAAGACCACGGCGATGGCGAAGCCGATGACGGTCTCGTAGGTGGTCACCCAGGTGTGCTGCCAGAGGTAGGGCCACTTGTCCGCCATCACGCTCAGGGTCGTCCCGGGTGACGGAACGAGGTAGGGCGGCACCAGCTGAGCGAAGGTGATCGCCCACCATGCCGCGAAACAGGCGACGAGGAGTGCGACCGGGCGCCAGCTCTGTTCGAGCGCGGCGAGCAGCCGGCCCTCGGATCCACCGAGGTTCATGCTCATGGTGAGCTCCTCTTTCCACTCACGTTCGGGCGGGCCCTCACGCAAGCGCTTTCTCTGTGATCGGAAAGCGCTATCCGAAAGCGCTTTCCGGTGTACGGTAGGGCCGTCTCACATATGGGTCAAGAGGAGGTGAGGGACGACGTGGGTGAACAGCCACAAATTACCCTTAACGACGTCGCGCAGGCCGCAGGGGTGTCACCCGCCACCGCCTCCCGCGCGCTGAACGGCACCGCCCGCGTGCGCGCCGACCTCCGAGAGCGTGTCCTGGCCGCCGCGGGGCAGCTCGCCTACACCCCCAACGCCCACGCACAGGCGCTTGCCCGCGCCTCGAGCCAGGCGGTGGGCGTCATCTGCCACGACGTCAGCGACCCCTACTTCGCCGGGATCGCCCGGGGCGTCATGCGCGCCGCCGCCGAACACGACTTCCAGGTCATCATGGGCAGCACCTTCCGCGACCCGGCCCGCGAGGTCTCCTACGTCTCCATGATGCGCGGCCAGCGCGTGCGGGCGATCCTGTTGATCGGCTCGGGGTTCGAGGACCGCGCCTGGCAGGAGGCCATGCGGGAGGAACTGGCCCGGTGCAGCGCCGCGGGAGCGAGGATCGCCGCGGTCAGCCGCCACCAGGGGCTCCGCATCGACTCCGTCCTGCCCGAGAACCGCGCCGGGGCCGCCGCGCTCGCCAGGGCGCTGCTCGACCTCGGCCACCGTGACTTCGCCGTGCTCACCGGGCCGCCCACGCTCACCACCGTGATGGACCGCCTCAACGGCTTCCGGGACGCGCTCACCCAGGCGGGGATCACGCTCGACCCGGGCCAGATCGTGGAGGGCGTCTTCAGCCGTGACGGCGGCTACCGGGCCGCCGGCGAGCTGATCTCCCGTGGACTGCGCGCCACCTGTGTCTTCGCCTCGACCGACATCATGGCGGTCGGCGCACTCGCCGCCTTCCGGGACCACGGGCTGGCCGTGCCCGCCGACGTCTCCCTCGCCGGATTCGACGACATCCCCGTGGTCGGCGACCTGACACCGCCGCTGACCACCGTGGCGCTGCCGCTGGAGGAGCTGGGAAAGCGCGTCATGGCACTGGCCCTGCGGCCTGCCATAGCCGGTCGCAGCCGCATCGAGCGCGTCCCGGGTACGGTCGTCCTGCGGGCGAGCACCTCGGCCCCGACCAGAAGACCGCTTGCTGAAAGGACCTCGCCTTGACCCTCGCCGGACTCTCCATCGACCGGGTGGAGACCTATGCCGTCGCGCTGCCGACCCTCCGTTCCTTCGGCGTCTCCGGCGGGTCGGTCGCCGTCGCGGGGCAGCCCAGCATCCGTGTCCTGGTCAAGGTGAGCGCCGACGGCGTCCACGGCTGGGGCGAGGCCACCCCGATCCCCGCCTGGACCTACGAGACCGCCGAGTCGATCGTCACCACCATCGACCGCTACCTGGCGCCCGCGATCATCGGCAGGCCGGTCTGGGACCTCGACGCCGTCACCACGGCGTTCGACCGGGCGATCAACCGGGGGCTGTCGATCGGCGCCCCCCTGGCCAAGTGCGCGGTCGACGTCGCCCTGCACGACCTGCTGGGCCGTGCCGCCGGTGTGCCCGTCGGCGTGCTGTGGGGGCAGCGCCGCAGCGAGGAGATCCAGCTCGCCTGGATCGTGTCGGGACAGACCGCCGAAGAGGTCGCCGAGTGCGTCGCCGAGGGGAAGGACGCGGGATACCGCGCGTTCAAGGTCAAGATCGGGCTCCACTCCGAGGAGGACGACCTCGCGGTGGTGGCCGCCGTGCGCGCCGCGGCGCCGGACGCGCCGCTCTGGGTCGACGCCAACCAGGCCTATACCTGCGACACGGCCCTCCGGCTGGCCGCAAGGCTGCTCGACCTCGGGGTGACCGCGTTCGAGCAGCCGCTCCCCGCCAACGACCTGGCCGGGCTGCGGCGGATGCGCGACGTCTCGCCCCTGCCCGTGGCCCTCGACGAGAGCCTGCGCCACCCCACCGATCTGGCGACCCTGGTACGGCTCGGCGCGGTCGACGTGGCGATCGCCAAGGTCCAGCGGAGCGGTGGCCTCACCCTGTCGCGGCGGCTGTGCCAGCTTGCCGAGGACTGCGGCGTCCGGCTGATGGGTTCGGGTCTGACCGACTCCGACCTCGGACTGGCCGCGTCCCTGCACCTGTTCGCGGCGCACGGCATCACCGGGCCCGTCGACCTCAACGGCAGGCAGTTCATCTCCTCGCCCTATGCCGCCGGCACGACGGTGAAGATCACCGATGGCGTCGCCCGCGTTCCCACCGGACCCGGGCTCGGCGTCGAGGTCGACGAGAGCGTGGTCCGCGACCTGGCGGTCGACGTCCTGGTGGCGCGCGCCTGACATCGGGGGCGGTGACCGGCCGCCGCCCTTCTGCGGGGACGGCGGCCGGCGGAGAGACCCGCGAGGGCATCGAGGTTCGCCGTACTGCCCGGTGAACTGCTGCTCACCGTCCTGCTGCTGTCAGGGGTGTCGCTGCCCGCCCCGGTGATCCTGGCGGCCGAGCTGACCGCTGTGTCGGTGTTCGCCCTGGAGGCGGTGACCGCGTACCGGCTGTTCCGGGCCGGACGCCGGAGCGGCGCGGGCCGGCGGGCGGCTGCCCGGGCGGCCGCCCGCCGGTTGGTGCCGGAGCAGGTGCGCAGGTTCATGGAGTTCGACGTGAAGGGCATGGCCAGCCTCGTCCTGTGGGTCGCCCGCCGCCGCGACGGCGTGCCGCCCGGCGCCACCGCTCTGCCGTACTCGGGAGAACAGTCGTCGACGATTCTGGTGCTGCTGTTCATGATGGCCGTGGAGACGGTGGCCGTGGAGCTGCTGTTGAAGGCGCTCGGCGTGCCGGATGGGCTGCGCGTTCTGGTGCTGGTGGTCGACGTCTACGGGATCGTGGTCGGGCTGGCGGTCGGCGCGGCCTGCGTCACCCGGCCCCACGTCGTCTCCTCCGAGGAACTGCGCGTCCGCTACGGGGCCTTCTTCGACCTGCGCATCCCCCGCCGGCTGATCTCCTCGGTACGGCTGTCGCGCAGCTACAACGAGCCCGGCGTGGTGACCGTGGAGAACGGGCGGCTCGGCGTGGCGGTCTCGTCCCAGACGAACGTGATCGTCGAGCTGGCGGAACCCGTCACCGTCGTCCGTCCCCTCGGCCGCCGCGCCGAAGCCACCACGGTCCGTTTCTTCACCGACACCCCGGGCGCGACCCTGGCCGCCCTCCAGCGCCAGGGCCGGCGCCACGACGCCTAGGTTGCCGGTGACATCTGCGCCTCGGGCTGCTCGGCCGGCGGGGGCTGGTCGTCGTCGTCCAGCAATGTGGCCTCGTCGAACGGGATCCGGCCGGCCAGCACCTCTGCCGCGCGTTCCCGGTCGAACTCGCCGGTCCAGGTGCCGACGAGGACGGTGGCGACCGCGTTGCCCGCGAAGTTGGTCAGCGCCCGGGCCTCGGACATGAAACGGTCGATGCCGACGATCAGGCCGACGCCGTCGACCAGCTCGGGGCGGTGGGACTGCAGGCCTCCGGCGAGGGTGGCCAGGCCGGCGCCGGTGACCCCGGCGGCGCCCTTGGAAGCGATGATCATGAAGGCCAGCAGGGAGATCTGCTCGCCGACCGAGAGGGGGGCACCGGTGGCGCTCGCGATGAACAGGGTGGCCATCGTCAGGTAGATGGCGGTGCCGTCGAGGTTGAAGGAGTAGCCGGTCGGCACGGTGATGCCCACGACGGGGCGGCTCACCCCGAGGTGCTCCATCTTGGCGATCAGCCGGGGCAGCGCCGACTCGGAGGAGGAGGTGCCCAGGATGAGCAGGAACTCACGGCTGAGGTAGCGCAGCAGGGACAGCAGGCTGATCCGGGCGACCAGCCAGAGCATCGGCCCGAGCACGCCCAGTACGAAGATCAGGCAGGTCGTGTAGAAGGCGAGCATGATGACGCCGAGGCTCTTGAGCGCGTCGACGCCGGTGGCGCCGACGACCGCGGCCATCGCGCCGAACGCGCCGACCGGGGCGGCCCACATGATCATGGCAAGGATGCGGAAGACGAGCCGCTGGATGTGCCCGACGCCGGCCAGGATGGGCCTGCCCCGCTCCCCCATGGCCTGCAGGGCGAATCCGGCGAGCAGGGCCACCAGCAGGGTCTGCAGCACCTGCCCCTCGGTGAACGCCGACACCAGCGTGGTCGGGATGATCCCGAGCAGGAACGTCACCGTGTCGCTCTCGCCGCCCTTGGCCGCCTCGGCCTCGGCGGCCTTGCGGAGCTCGTCGGTGAGCTGGAGGCCGCTGCCGGGGTCGACCAGGTTGCCGACGACCAGGCCGATGGCCAGCGCGACGGTCGACATGACGAGGAAGTAGCCGAGCGCCAGGCCGCCGACCTTGCCGACCTTGGCGGCCTGGGTGACCGATCCGACGCCGAGCACGATGGTGCAGAAGATGATGGGGCTGATCATCATCTTGATCAGCGCGACGAAGGCCGTGCCGAGCGGCTTCAACTCCTTGCCGAGATCGGGAGACACGAGCCCGATGGTGATCCCCGCAATCACGGCGATAATTACAGCCATATACAGATAGTGAGTACGATCTCGGGACATATGGGACACTCGACTTTCCCGGTCTGGACAGAAATTCTGGTCGAGTGACTATGCGCCGCCGATGTGATCCAAGTCACTATTGCGTACATTTCGTTCGTGGACGTAGGGAAAGTTGTGGGGTTGAGGACGCTGTCCGGATGGATACGCCGATGGAGCCTGGCCCGGCAGATGCTGGCACTGCAGATCGTCGTGGTCGGGGTCACCGTCGCGGGAGGCGTGGTGCTGACCTTCCTGCAGACCAGCGAGCTGCTCGTCGAGGAGGCCGCCGGAAAGGCCAGGGCGGTGACCGTCAGCGTGGCCGACTCCCCCTCGGTCCTCGCCGCCCTCGGCGACTCCGCCGTGCTGCAGCCGTACGCGGAGCGGGTACGGCAGGAGACCGGGGTCGACTTCATCACGATCATGAGCACCGGAGGGCTCCGCTACACCCATCCCAATCCAGCCCAGATCGGCCGTCCGTTCCTCGGCACCATCGCACCCGCGCTGAAAGGTGAGACCTTCACCGAGACCTACACCGGCACCCTCGGCCCCTCGGT of the Streptosporangium album genome contains:
- a CDS encoding ABC transporter substrate-binding protein; translation: MKSRSLIVALMPAILVAACGGGGGGTTTNASGKQLDQVTLTLNWYPYGEHAPFYLGKKQAVFEKHGIDLKIQAGQGSQKTVQATGGGQTDFGWADTPALLAAVGQGVPVKS
- a CDS encoding ABC transporter permease, which translates into the protein MSMNLGGSEGRLLAALEQSWRPVALLVACFAAWWAITFAQLVPPYLVPSPGTTLSVMADKWPYLWQHTWVTTYETVIGFAIAVVFGVLAAVVMVYSTTVEKTLYPILLFAQVVPKIAIAPLFVVWLGFGLTPKVVVAVLIAFFPVVISMVTGLKSVDPEMLQLASTMGASPLKTFAKIRFPASLPHLFSGLKVAVTLAVTGAVVGEFVGANEGLGFVILQANGNLDTPMLFAGLLVMSLIGVVLFVLVEIAERLMLPWHASRRGEAVTTTL
- a CDS encoding LacI family DNA-binding transcriptional regulator, with protein sequence MGEQPQITLNDVAQAAGVSPATASRALNGTARVRADLRERVLAAAGQLAYTPNAHAQALARASSQAVGVICHDVSDPYFAGIARGVMRAAAEHDFQVIMGSTFRDPAREVSYVSMMRGQRVRAILLIGSGFEDRAWQEAMREELARCSAAGARIAAVSRHQGLRIDSVLPENRAGAAALARALLDLGHRDFAVLTGPPTLTTVMDRLNGFRDALTQAGITLDPGQIVEGVFSRDGGYRAAGELISRGLRATCVFASTDIMAVGALAAFRDHGLAVPADVSLAGFDDIPVVGDLTPPLTTVALPLEELGKRVMALALRPAIAGRSRIERVPGTVVLRASTSAPTRRPLAERTSP
- a CDS encoding mandelate racemase/muconate lactonizing enzyme family protein, producing MTLAGLSIDRVETYAVALPTLRSFGVSGGSVAVAGQPSIRVLVKVSADGVHGWGEATPIPAWTYETAESIVTTIDRYLAPAIIGRPVWDLDAVTTAFDRAINRGLSIGAPLAKCAVDVALHDLLGRAAGVPVGVLWGQRRSEEIQLAWIVSGQTAEEVAECVAEGKDAGYRAFKVKIGLHSEEDDLAVVAAVRAAAPDAPLWVDANQAYTCDTALRLAARLLDLGVTAFEQPLPANDLAGLRRMRDVSPLPVALDESLRHPTDLATLVRLGAVDVAIAKVQRSGGLTLSRRLCQLAEDCGVRLMGSGLTDSDLGLAASLHLFAAHGITGPVDLNGRQFISSPYAAGTTVKITDGVARVPTGPGLGVEVDESVVRDLAVDVLVARA
- a CDS encoding cation:dicarboxylate symporter family transporter; the protein is MAVIIAVIAGITIGLVSPDLGKELKPLGTAFVALIKMMISPIIFCTIVLGVGSVTQAAKVGKVGGLALGYFLVMSTVALAIGLVVGNLVDPGSGLQLTDELRKAAEAEAAKGGESDTVTFLLGIIPTTLVSAFTEGQVLQTLLVALLAGFALQAMGERGRPILAGVGHIQRLVFRILAMIMWAAPVGAFGAMAAVVGATGVDALKSLGVIMLAFYTTCLIFVLGVLGPMLWLVARISLLSLLRYLSREFLLILGTSSSESALPRLIAKMEHLGVSRPVVGITVPTGYSFNLDGTAIYLTMATLFIASATGAPLSVGEQISLLAFMIIASKGAAGVTGAGLATLAGGLQSHRPELVDGVGLIVGIDRFMSEARALTNFAGNAVATVLVGTWTGEFDRERAAEVLAGRIPFDEATLLDDDDQPPPAEQPEAQMSPAT